From a single Lolium rigidum isolate FL_2022 chromosome 7, APGP_CSIRO_Lrig_0.1, whole genome shotgun sequence genomic region:
- the LOC124672134 gene encoding ATP sulfurylase 2-like — MALHLLTPPRLHHPSSSSSPLPRRRSTPATASASLAHPLHRLRLTPAPRPVPRRAMPSAIRSSLIDPDGGALVDLVAPPDRRAALRAEAEALPRLRLAPVDVEWAHVLAEGWASPLRGFMREREYLQCIHFNSLRLPSGAAVNMSLPIVLAVDDADKARIGAVPDVALAGPDGELIAVLRSVEIYPHNKEERIARTWGTTAPGLPYVDEAITPAGNWLIGGDLEVLQPIKYNDGLDHYRLSPQQLRDEFDKRGADAVFAFQLRNPVHNGHALLMNDTRRRLLEMGFKKPILLLHPLGGFTKADDVPLPVRMEQHSKVLEDGVLDPETTVVSIFPSPMHYAGPTEVQWHAKARINAGANFYIVGRDPAGMGHPTEKRDLYNPDHGKKVLSMAPGLEKLNILPFKVAAYDTVAKKMAFFEPSRSQDFLFISGTKMRTFAKTGENPPDGFMCPSGWKVLVDYYNSLQTEEAATTAAAPATV; from the exons ATGGCCCTCCACCTGCTCACTCCTCCCCGCCTCCaccacccctcctcctcctcctctcccctcccgcgccgccgctccaccccggccaccgcctccgcctcgctcGCGCATCccctccaccgcctccgcctcactCCCGCCCCCCGCCCCGTCCCCCGCCGCGCCATGCCGTCCGCCATCCGCAGCTCCCTCATCGACCCGGACGGCGGCGCGCTCGTCGACCTCGTGGCCCCGCCCGACCGCCGCGCGGCGCTGCGGGCCGAGGCGGAGGCGCTCCCGCGGCTGCGCCTCGCGCCCGTCGACGTCGAGTGGGCGCACGTGCTCGCCGAGGGCTGGGCGTCCCCGCTGCGCGGCTTCATGCGCGAGCGCGAGTACCTccagtgcatccacttcaactccCTCCGCCTCCCCTCGGGGGCCGCCGTCAACATGTCGCTCCCCATcgtgctcgccgtcgacgacgccgaCAAGGCCCGCATCGGGGCCGTCCCCGACGTCGCGCTCGCGGGGCCCGACGGCGAGCTCATCGCCGTCCTCCGCAG CGTAGAGATATACCCTCACAATAAAGAAGAAAGAATTGCAAGAACATGGGGGACAACTGCGCCTGGTTTACCTTATGTTGATGAGGCGATAACACCAGCTGGGAACTGGCTGATTGGTGGTGATCTGGAAGTGCTGCAACCCATCAAATACAACGATGGTCTCGATCATTACAGGCTTTCGCCCCAGCAACTCAGGGATGAATTCGACAAGCGCGGGGCTGATGCTGTGTTTGCATTCCAGTTGAGAAATCCAGTCCATAATGGGCATGCACTGTTGATGAATGACACTAGAAGACGTCTCTTGGAGATGGGTTTCAAGAAACCCATCCTACTACTACACCCTTTGGGTGGTTTTACAAAGGCTGATGATGTCCCACTTCCTGTTAGAATGGAACAGCACAGCAAG GTCTTAGAAGATGGAGTACTTGACCCTGAGACTACTGTAGTGTCCATATTTCCCTCTCCGATGCATTATGCTGGCCCAACAGAAGTGCAGTGGCACGCAAAGGCAAGAATTAATGCCGGTGCTAATTTCTACATAGTGGGACGTGATCCAGCTGGAATGGGCCATCCAACAGAGAAGAGAGATCTGTACAACCCAGACCATGGGAAGAAGGTCCTAAGCATGGCTCCTGGTTTGGAGAAACTCAACATACTGCCCTTCAAG GTAGCAGCGTACGATACAGTGGCCAAGAAGATGGCTTTCTTTGAACCTTCACGTAGTCAAGATTTTCTGTTCATCTCTGGAACCAAG ATGCGCACTTTCGCCAAAACTGGAGAGAACCCTCCTGATGGTTTCATGTGCCCTAGTGGGTGGAAAGTCCTTGTTGACTACTACAACAGCTTGCAAACTGAAGAAGCTGCTACCACAGCTGCCGCTCCTGCTACTGTATGA